DNA from Cyanobium sp. ATX 6F1:
CGCCCAAGGCGAACTCATTGAGTAGGCAGGCGGTCACGATTTTTGGTGAACATGATCGGGTTACAAATCGCATCGTCACTGCTGAGGTTGACGAACCAGCGCAGCATCAGATTGCGGTCGAGATGCTCAAGATTACAGGCGCTCAGAACGTATCCCATAAAACGCCTGAACAGCGAGGCGAGCAAGATCTCCTCGGGTGGGATCGATGGACAACTTTGTTAGGGTTACAACTTACAGAAGATGGGATTAAGAAATCAAGGGTCTAATCAGCCAGCTTCCGAATCCGGCACCCGATGGTTGGCCAGCATCCGCTCCTCAGTCAAAATATAGAAGTACACGGAATGAGTGGACTCCTGCTGGTCTCGCATCACGGCTGACACGAGTGTCTAATTTTCACAGAGTTGATTGGATTATTCAGAGAACTCATGAGGATTCCGACCGGCAACCACGCCATCAAGCTCCCCATCGCAAGTGCCTGCAGGGCGTAGCACCAGCCCAGATTGCTCTTGATGCCCGCCCGCTCCAGGGCCTGCTGCAGGGTGTCGGTGGTCAGCACCCCGAAGATCACGGGGATTCCCGTCTCCCGCGCGACGGCGGCCACCCCCTTGCTGGCCTCGGCCACCACCACTTCGAAATGG
Protein-coding regions in this window:
- a CDS encoding transposase encodes the protein MPPEEILLASLFRRFMGYVLSACNLEHLDRNLMLRWFVNLSSDDAICNPIMFTKNRDRLPTQ